The Helicobacter canis genomic sequence GTAGCACATACGCATCGATATATGGGAGATAAAAGATCTTTGGCTTTTTGGCTTTGGTGGATTTTTGTGGCTGGGGTTGATCGGGGCTTGCTGGGGTGGTTTGGGCGATTAGGAGATAGTCTGTGCTGCCTATGCGCTCTATCTCGATGACCTTGCCTAGCACTTCATCATTTTCTATGACCTCTAAACCAATAATATCAAAATAAAAAAACTCATCTTTTGTAAGCGGGCATTTTGCGCGTGTCTCTTGCTTGCTTGTGAATAGGCGCATATTAACAAGCTCTTGTGCCTTCTCCCTAGAATCTATATGTGTGAATGTCAGCAGTAAATCGCTGCGCCTTTTTGTGATGGATTGTATGGTAAGGAAGCGTTGCAGTCTATCGGCAAAAAGCCTTGTGCCTGCTTGCAAAAATTCTTCAAAATCGCTTGTTAGGTGAAAG encodes the following:
- the rimM gene encoding ribosome maturation factor RimM (Essential for efficient processing of 16S rRNA); the encoded protein is MNNSPQTATNHGSKQSPNTQDTTPSEKVDSRLESTFLDYADYVIEVGKIGRAVGLKGALVFHLTSDFEEFLQAGTRLFADRLQRFLTIQSITKRRSDLLLTFTHIDSREKAQELVNMRLFTSKQETRAKCPLTKDEFFYFDIIGLEVIENDEVLGKVIEIERIGSTDYLLIAQTTPASPDQPQPQKSTKAKKPKIFYLPYIDAYVLHISLATPTQNGGIFTQNAKSLCE